One genomic region from Pseudocalidococcus azoricus BACA0444 encodes:
- the crtE gene encoding geranylgeranyl diphosphate synthase CrtE, translating into MISAENLQVQAAPAPRESGVEFNLKTYLQERKALVEQALEASITITYPEKIYDSMRYSLLAGGKRLRPILCLATCELLGGTLDMAMPTACALEMIHTMSLIHDDLPAMDNDDYRRGKLTNHKVYGEDIAILAGDGLLAYAFEFVVENTVGVKAEKLLKVISRLGHAVAATGLVGGQVVDLESEGITDITIETLNFIHSHKTGALLEASVLSGGLLAGAEGDAVQRLTNYARNIGLAFQIVDDVLDITSTQEELGKSIGKDIQAQKVTYPSLWGIEASRVEAQRLVDLAKAELSPFDAAAIPLQAIADFITARTH; encoded by the coding sequence ATGATCTCAGCCGAAAATTTACAGGTTCAAGCCGCACCGGCCCCCAGGGAAAGTGGAGTGGAGTTTAATCTGAAAACCTATCTGCAGGAGCGCAAAGCTTTAGTTGAACAGGCCCTTGAGGCTTCCATTACTATCACCTATCCCGAAAAAATTTATGACTCCATGCGTTATTCCCTCTTGGCGGGGGGGAAGCGGTTACGGCCGATTCTCTGTTTGGCGACCTGTGAGTTGTTGGGGGGAACCCTTGACATGGCCATGCCCACCGCCTGCGCCCTAGAGATGATCCACACCATGTCCCTGATCCACGATGATCTCCCGGCCATGGACAATGACGACTACCGGCGCGGCAAGCTGACCAATCATAAGGTTTACGGGGAAGACATTGCGATTTTAGCCGGGGATGGCTTGCTGGCCTATGCCTTTGAATTTGTGGTGGAAAACACCGTTGGGGTCAAGGCAGAAAAACTTTTGAAGGTCATTTCCCGGTTGGGTCATGCGGTGGCGGCCACGGGCCTGGTCGGGGGGCAGGTGGTGGACTTGGAATCGGAGGGAATCACAGACATCACCATCGAAACCTTGAATTTTATCCACTCCCACAAAACAGGAGCCTTACTGGAAGCCTCGGTATTATCAGGGGGGCTGTTAGCTGGAGCCGAGGGGGATGCGGTGCAGCGCCTGACCAACTATGCCCGCAACATTGGCCTGGCGTTTCAAATTGTGGACGATGTTTTGGATATTACTTCAACCCAGGAAGAACTGGGCAAGAGCATTGGTAAAGATATCCAGGCCCAGAAAGTCACCTATCCCAGTCTGTGGGGGATTGAAGCCTCACGGGTCGAAGCCCAACGTCTCGTGGATTTAGCCAAGGCCGAACTCAGTCCCTTTGATGCCGCGGCGATCCCTCTCCAGGCCATTGCCGACTTTATTACGGCCCGCACCCACTAG
- a CDS encoding divergent PAP2 family protein, whose product MNVLAQILHNDLLWLALAASAIAQILKLLIDVIRHQKLNFRVLVETGGMPSSHSALVTALATGVGLEKGWESVEFAIAIIFAFIVMYDAAGVRQAAGKQARILNQIVQEFFEDNHELAQSRLKELLGHTPIQVIAGSMLGIAIAVFGLPVFSFG is encoded by the coding sequence ATGAATGTTTTAGCGCAAATTCTCCACAACGACTTACTCTGGTTGGCTTTGGCCGCAAGTGCAATTGCCCAAATTCTGAAATTATTGATTGATGTGATTCGCCATCAAAAACTGAATTTTCGCGTCCTGGTGGAAACGGGAGGGATGCCCAGTTCTCATTCAGCCTTGGTCACGGCTTTGGCAACGGGGGTGGGCCTGGAAAAGGGCTGGGAAAGTGTGGAGTTTGCCATCGCGATCATCTTTGCCTTCATTGTCATGTACGATGCCGCTGGAGTGCGCCAGGCCGCTGGGAAACAGGCCCGCATTTTGAACCAAATTGTCCAGGAATTTTTCGAGGATAATCACGAATTAGCCCAATCCCGCCTGAAAGAACTCTTGGGCCATACCCCGATTCAAGTGATTGCTGGTTCAATGTTGGGAATTGCCATTGCTGTGTTTGGGTTGCCCGTGTTCTCCTTTGGCTAA
- the mnmE gene encoding tRNA uridine-5-carboxymethylaminomethyl(34) synthesis GTPase MnmE — MQLGTTIAAIATAIVPEQGSIGIVRLSGPEAVAIAQRIFRGRKDRAWSSHQVLYGHVVDPNSQTVIDEVLLLPMLAPRSYTKEDVVELHCHGGLMPVQQVLQLCLSQGAKLAQPGEFTLRAVLNGRLELTQAESIADLVGAKSPQAAQMALAGLQGKLAQPIRQIRAQCLDLLAEIEARLDFADDLPPLAEAGIHTALNQLLEELEIILSTANRGELLRTGLKVAIVGRPNVGKSSLLNAWSRTDRAIVTDLPGTTRDVVESSLVVGGIPIQVLDTAGMRDTEDQVEKIGVERSRQAASQADLVLFVLDAQAGWTEGDQAIYEPLKSRPLLLVINKIDLATPDLTPILEQFPCHVKTAAAQGTGITELEQAILEQVHQGQVTAANLDIAINQRQGATLTQAWQSLKQVQQAIAEQLPLDFWTIDLRAAITALGEVTGEELTESMLARIFSQFCIGK, encoded by the coding sequence ATCCAACTGGGAACCACCATTGCTGCCATTGCCACCGCGATTGTCCCGGAACAGGGCAGTATTGGGATTGTTAGACTATCGGGGCCAGAAGCGGTGGCCATTGCCCAACGGATTTTTCGGGGCAGAAAAGACAGGGCCTGGTCTAGTCATCAAGTTCTATATGGCCATGTGGTAGACCCCAACAGTCAAACCGTGATTGATGAGGTTCTCCTCTTGCCGATGCTGGCCCCCCGCTCCTACACCAAAGAGGATGTGGTTGAGTTGCATTGTCATGGCGGTTTAATGCCTGTGCAGCAGGTCTTACAACTGTGTTTAAGCCAAGGTGCGAAGTTAGCCCAACCAGGGGAATTTACCCTCAGAGCCGTCTTAAATGGTCGCTTAGAACTGACCCAGGCCGAAAGTATTGCCGATCTAGTCGGAGCCAAATCCCCCCAAGCCGCCCAAATGGCCCTGGCTGGACTCCAAGGCAAACTGGCCCAACCAATCCGCCAAATTCGTGCTCAATGTCTTGATCTGTTAGCAGAAATTGAGGCTCGCTTAGACTTTGCCGATGATCTGCCGCCCTTGGCTGAAGCTGGGATTCACACCGCATTAAATCAGCTACTTGAGGAGTTAGAGATCATTCTCAGCACGGCTAATCGGGGTGAACTGCTGCGAACAGGGTTAAAAGTCGCCATTGTTGGCCGTCCCAATGTTGGCAAATCCAGTTTGCTCAATGCTTGGAGTCGGACGGATCGGGCCATCGTCACAGATTTACCGGGGACCACTCGGGATGTGGTGGAGTCTTCCTTAGTAGTGGGAGGAATTCCGATTCAAGTGTTAGATACGGCGGGGATGCGGGACACTGAGGATCAGGTGGAAAAAATTGGAGTCGAACGTTCTCGCCAGGCCGCCAGTCAAGCGGATTTAGTCCTATTTGTCCTCGATGCCCAGGCCGGGTGGACTGAAGGGGATCAAGCGATTTATGAGCCGTTAAAATCTCGCCCGCTGCTTTTAGTCATTAACAAAATTGATCTGGCAACTCCTGACTTAACCCCTATTCTGGAACAATTTCCTTGCCACGTTAAAACCGCCGCCGCCCAAGGAACTGGAATTACAGAACTTGAACAAGCCATTCTGGAGCAGGTTCACCAAGGGCAAGTGACGGCTGCTAATTTGGATATTGCGATCAACCAACGCCAAGGGGCAACCCTGACCCAGGCCTGGCAATCCCTCAAGCAGGTTCAGCAGGCCATTGCCGAGCAACTCCCCCTCGATTTTTGGACTATTGATCTGCGGGCCGCCATTACCGCCTTGGGGGAAGTCACCGGGGAAGAGTTAACCGAATCAATGTTGGCGCGTATCTTTAGTCAGTTCTGTATTGGTAAATGA